In one Streptomyces sp. NBC_01241 genomic region, the following are encoded:
- a CDS encoding glycosyl hydrolase family 95 catalytic domain-containing protein encodes MPPALDPYRPSRRRSEAPAPSRRSVLATGSAIGGALVVGGAATVPARAATPGAPATTAPAPVTVHSPDDAWRTVLDDADLLWQKLPKTWYEGPYLGNGRLGSGIYAEPGATTTAVRFNVQHSEVQDHRPEFGSLFGLARLPIGHFTLEPAGTITGIEWWMRLRTAELEGTITTTAGTLKLRAFVHSSSDLLAVEVTPSAGERDFRWVFHPADAISPRAAFKPLPDGYTGNPPAVTEQHAGTTAAVQPLLAGGHHVTAWRERTRGTTRTLYVTVAHSHPTTTARDRALRTVKTASALPYGPLAAPHRTWWDRFYRKSFLSLPDARLQRFYWIQLYKTASAARKDAPVMATSGPWLEPTPWPNTWWNLNVQLEYWLIHGSNHLELDAVTRALSEFRDQLSREVAAPYRADSAGMPRTTDPQLVNGASVPDGGFGVGIPGQDPPTPEVGNLTWALHNVWLSYRHTMDESILRDTLFPLLRKAVNYYLHFLTPGADGKLHLPATFSPEYGVNAPDCNYDLMLLRWGCRTLLDSAEQLGVHDPLTARWQEVLARLAPYPVDANGFMIGAGVPFAMSHRHYSHMLAVYPLYELTGATPDERALIERSLAHWVGFEGALQGYTFTGAASMSALLGKGEDALKYLGQLMSRFIQANTMYKESGPVIETPLSAAQSLHDMVCQSWGGTIRVFPALPAAWRELTVHDFRTQGAFLLSAVREEGRTRWVRVTSEAGAPCVVRHGIEGAVAIRDRHGRPLEHEELADGTVRIHLRTGDSALITAKGDRPDLTIRPVTANEPAPRWGLPA; translated from the coding sequence TTGCCCCCAGCACTGGACCCCTACCGCCCGTCCCGCCGCCGCAGCGAAGCCCCGGCCCCCTCCCGTAGAAGCGTCCTCGCCACCGGCAGTGCGATCGGCGGCGCGCTCGTGGTGGGCGGCGCGGCGACCGTCCCCGCCCGGGCGGCCACCCCCGGCGCCCCGGCGACGACCGCCCCGGCCCCCGTCACCGTCCACTCCCCCGACGACGCCTGGCGCACGGTCCTGGACGACGCCGACCTGCTCTGGCAGAAGCTCCCGAAGACCTGGTACGAGGGCCCGTACCTGGGCAACGGCCGCCTCGGCTCCGGTATCTACGCCGAGCCCGGCGCCACCACCACGGCCGTCCGCTTCAACGTCCAGCACTCCGAGGTCCAGGACCACCGCCCCGAGTTCGGCTCCCTCTTCGGCCTCGCCCGCCTCCCGATCGGCCATTTCACCCTGGAACCGGCCGGTACCATCACGGGCATCGAGTGGTGGATGCGGCTGCGCACCGCCGAACTCGAAGGCACGATCACCACCACCGCGGGCACCCTGAAGCTCCGGGCCTTCGTCCACTCCTCCAGCGACCTGCTGGCCGTGGAGGTCACCCCGAGCGCGGGCGAGCGGGACTTCCGGTGGGTCTTCCACCCCGCCGACGCGATCAGCCCGAGGGCCGCTTTCAAGCCCCTGCCGGACGGTTACACCGGCAACCCTCCCGCGGTCACCGAACAGCACGCCGGGACCACCGCCGCCGTCCAGCCGCTGCTCGCGGGCGGCCACCACGTCACCGCCTGGCGCGAGCGCACCAGGGGCACCACCCGCACCCTGTATGTCACGGTCGCGCACTCCCACCCCACGACGACGGCCCGCGACCGTGCGCTGCGCACCGTGAAGACCGCCTCCGCGCTCCCGTACGGTCCGCTGGCGGCGCCCCATCGCACCTGGTGGGACCGGTTCTACCGGAAGAGCTTCCTGTCCCTGCCCGACGCCCGGCTGCAGCGCTTCTACTGGATCCAGCTGTACAAAACGGCGTCGGCGGCCCGCAAGGACGCGCCCGTGATGGCCACCTCCGGCCCCTGGCTGGAGCCCACGCCCTGGCCGAACACCTGGTGGAACCTCAACGTCCAGCTGGAGTACTGGCTGATCCACGGCTCCAACCACCTGGAGCTGGACGCCGTCACCCGCGCCCTGAGCGAATTCCGCGACCAGCTCTCCCGCGAGGTCGCCGCCCCCTACCGGGCGGATTCGGCCGGCATGCCCCGCACCACCGACCCCCAGCTGGTCAACGGGGCGTCGGTCCCCGACGGCGGCTTCGGCGTCGGCATCCCCGGCCAGGACCCGCCCACCCCCGAGGTCGGCAATCTGACCTGGGCACTGCACAACGTATGGCTCTCCTACCGCCACACCATGGACGAGTCGATCCTGCGCGACACGCTCTTCCCGTTGCTGCGCAAGGCCGTCAACTACTACCTGCATTTCCTGACGCCCGGCGCGGACGGCAAGCTGCATCTCCCGGCGACGTTCTCCCCCGAGTACGGCGTCAACGCCCCCGACTGCAACTACGACCTGATGCTGCTGCGCTGGGGCTGCCGCACCCTGCTGGACTCGGCGGAGCAGCTCGGCGTCCACGACCCGCTGACCGCCCGCTGGCAGGAGGTCCTGGCCAGGCTCGCGCCGTACCCGGTCGACGCGAACGGCTTCATGATCGGCGCCGGGGTGCCGTTCGCGATGTCGCACCGCCACTACTCGCACATGCTCGCGGTGTACCCGCTGTACGAGCTGACGGGCGCGACGCCCGACGAACGCGCCCTGATCGAGAGGTCCCTCGCCCACTGGGTGGGCTTCGAAGGCGCCTTGCAGGGCTACACCTTCACCGGCGCCGCGTCGATGTCCGCGCTGCTCGGCAAGGGCGAGGACGCGCTGAAGTACCTCGGGCAGCTGATGAGCCGGTTCATCCAGGCGAACACCATGTACAAGGAGTCGGGCCCGGTCATCGAGACCCCGCTCTCGGCGGCCCAGTCGCTGCACGACATGGTGTGCCAGTCGTGGGGCGGCACGATCAGGGTCTTCCCGGCTCTGCCCGCCGCCTGGCGGGAGTTGACCGTCCATGACTTCCGCACCCAGGGCGCGTTCCTGCTGAGCGCGGTACGCGAAGAGGGCCGGACCCGCTGGGTACGGGTGACCAGCGAGGCGGGCGCGCCGTGCGTCGTACGCCATGGCATCGAGGGTGCAGTCGCGATCCGCGACCGGCACGGACGCCCGCTGGAGCACGAGGAGTTGGCCGACGGTACGGTCCGTATCCACCTGCGCACGGGCGACTCGGCGCTGATCACGGCCAAGGGCGACCGCCCGGATCTCACCATCCGCCCGGTGACGGCGAACGAGCCCGCACCACGCTGGGGCCTGCCCGCCTGA
- a CDS encoding DUF456 domain-containing protein, with protein sequence MGVWQLVAVGLVMFLGLVGVLVPGVPGQAIVWAAVLWWALTDMTPAAWGVLIGATALLLVNQALKLLLPPRRPHESGAPRKTLMLGGIGGIVGFFVVPVVGGIVGYVGAIYGAERLRLGSSGAGWASVRSVMRATGYAVLVELFACLLVTGAWLATVIRS encoded by the coding sequence ATGGGTGTGTGGCAACTCGTCGCCGTCGGCCTGGTCATGTTCCTCGGCCTGGTCGGTGTGCTGGTGCCGGGGGTTCCGGGGCAGGCGATCGTCTGGGCCGCCGTGCTGTGGTGGGCGCTGACCGACATGACTCCGGCCGCCTGGGGCGTACTCATCGGGGCCACGGCACTTCTGCTGGTGAACCAGGCGCTGAAGCTGTTGCTGCCGCCGCGCCGCCCCCATGAGTCGGGGGCGCCGCGCAAGACGCTGATGCTGGGCGGGATCGGCGGGATCGTGGGGTTCTTCGTGGTGCCGGTGGTGGGCGGGATCGTCGGATATGTGGGGGCGATCTACGGGGCGGAGCGGTTGCGGCTCGGCAGCAGCGGGGCGGGGTGGGCATCGGTCCGCTCGGTGATGCGGGCGACGGGCTACGCGGTGCTCGTCGAACTCTTCGCGTGTCTGCTGGTGACGGGGGCCTGGCTGGCCACGGTGATCCGGAGCTGA
- a CDS encoding helix-turn-helix transcriptional regulator yields MLGAIGLDEIQESAYRALVTVGAAEVSDLAHRLALPEADTERALRRLEQHGLAAQASSRMDRWVAAPPAVALGALLTQQRHELEQAELTAALLAEEYRAEATEPAVHDLVEVVTGASAMAHRFHQLQLGATSEVCALVTGKPIAVSGMENEAEEQAATRGVSFRVVIEREVLSLPSGILELSAALSRDEQCRVVDRVPTKLVVADGALAMVPLTRRGAEPAALVVHASGLLESLMGLFEAVWREAMPLRLAESGRLEEVSTGPDPTDLEILSLLLAGLTDASVAKQLELGLRTVQRRVKKLMELTGVSTRLQLGWHAYERGWVAREART; encoded by the coding sequence ATGCTGGGAGCCATAGGTCTCGACGAGATACAGGAGTCGGCGTACCGCGCGCTCGTGACGGTGGGAGCCGCGGAGGTCTCCGATCTCGCGCACCGGCTGGCTCTTCCCGAGGCGGACACGGAGCGGGCGTTGCGCCGGCTGGAACAGCACGGGCTCGCCGCGCAGGCATCGTCCCGCATGGACCGGTGGGTGGCCGCGCCGCCCGCGGTGGCGCTGGGAGCGCTGCTGACCCAGCAGCGCCATGAGCTGGAGCAGGCGGAGTTGACGGCGGCGCTGCTCGCCGAGGAGTACCGGGCGGAGGCCACCGAGCCGGCCGTGCACGATCTGGTCGAGGTGGTGACCGGCGCGAGCGCGATGGCACACCGCTTCCACCAGTTGCAGCTGGGGGCGACGAGCGAGGTGTGCGCCCTGGTCACCGGCAAGCCGATCGCGGTGAGCGGTATGGAGAACGAGGCCGAGGAGCAGGCCGCCACGCGCGGGGTGTCGTTCCGGGTCGTCATCGAACGCGAGGTGCTGTCGCTGCCGTCCGGGATTCTGGAACTGTCGGCCGCGCTGAGCCGTGACGAGCAGTGCCGGGTCGTCGACCGGGTGCCGACCAAGCTGGTCGTCGCCGACGGCGCCCTGGCGATGGTGCCGCTGACCCGACGGGGCGCCGAGCCGGCGGCGCTGGTGGTGCACGCCTCCGGGCTGCTGGAGTCGCTGATGGGGCTCTTCGAGGCGGTGTGGCGCGAGGCCATGCCGCTCAGGCTCGCCGAGAGCGGCCGGCTGGAGGAGGTGTCCACCGGGCCAGATCCGACGGATCTGGAGATCCTGTCGCTGCTGCTGGCCGGGCTGACGGACGCGAGCGTGGCGAAGCAGCTGGAGCTGGGGCTGCGGACCGTGCAGCGGCGGGTGAAGAAGCTGATGGAGCTGACCGGGGTGTCGACCCGGCTGCAATTGGGCTGGCACGCGTACGAACGGGGCTGGGTGGCCCGGGAGGCGCGGACCTGA
- a CDS encoding S8 family serine peptidase: MRPISRTALGAATAAVLAVTAIAPSAAAPQDDTSAKRPLTGSAAAAVKAAQPVTVTLVTGDKVLVSTDSSGAASVTALPREDGTVPLVQTRQSGKDLYVYPDTAAAALAAGTVDEELFNVTGLIRQGYDDASTQSLPLIAVYGKGTARTALATPRGAKRGLELDAIDGVALKADKEKAADFWSDVTNTRSRSASGLKKLWLDRKVQATLDKSTKQIGADLAWAAGYDGKGTKVAVLDTGADAGHPDLKGRITASKNFTDSSTTDDRQGHGTHTISTVGGSGAASDGKKKGVAPGADLLAGKVLNDSGSGAESWIIAGMQWAVDQKADVVSMSLGSPEPTDCTDPMSVAAEELAQNKGTLFVIAAGNLGPTLNTVSSPGCAPSVLTVGAVDRDDSTAQFSSRGPVTGSHTLKPEISAPGVNISAAAAGGRGLYAYRTMSGTSMAAPHVAGAAAIVKQRHPDWTAQQIKAALVSSAKSDIPGDVRETGGGRLDVKAAIDTTVVGAPAVQAGTFNWPQDKSDRTTVEVPYTNSGTEPVKLSLKVQGVTGNDGSAVRSSAAKLDASTVTVPAGATVKVPLAIDPTAKLTAAQYGDVTGRVLATGAGGVKVSTPFSLYVGAETVTLRVKLIDRSGKPAAGASSLDLIGTDTASGERRFNDGATDQVYQVRPGAYFVSSFITTPDAKDATGKLVESVGYLARPQLNVTKDTTLVLDARKAHRIQVTTEDRASENRSTTLSFGRSWDGTWLHSGAISGTGIVKNYLADVQGKASDGDFEFASFWRAYAPQIEKLSVVGGAALHPTVASTGSVNLDGTGEAALVDAGTGTPDELKAADVPGKIALVEAADDGAMATQARNAKSAGAKAVIAYRPSAGPWQPSVGYGSAPLPSLGIESSEADALKAALADGPVKLSWKATAASPFVYNLAFPETGPVTSDRTYKVRDSKLGKATANYEAMGIAADYVDTMIINRPYGGRYSGGTFDTVAVPGKRTEYYSAGDTAWVRYLSSSFPWGEYMVDQPRTYTAGSKRTENWYRGILAPAAPRDAAGKVQLAAERQENVIGVAPGFWGDTEHAGLQGSFGDIGNMRLTSGGEVLGDSGWPSGVFTVPAGDAAYELTMTTAKFGQPAAVWKRSTSTTTTWKFRSKEDENVYSQGIPLLFPGYDLETDGLKTLPAKDGLTIGLSVTGHAGYTPGKLVAAEVSYSYDGGETWTRATTAQQGDRWTATVNHAGAAGKPVTLKTELTDANGNSVIQTVNDAYAVR; this comes from the coding sequence ATGCGTCCGATATCGCGTACGGCGCTGGGAGCGGCCACCGCCGCCGTCCTGGCCGTCACCGCGATCGCACCGTCAGCGGCAGCGCCGCAGGACGATACGAGCGCGAAGAGACCACTGACCGGCAGTGCAGCCGCCGCCGTCAAGGCGGCCCAACCGGTCACCGTCACTCTGGTCACCGGGGACAAGGTTCTGGTGAGCACGGACAGTTCGGGGGCCGCATCGGTCACCGCACTGCCGCGCGAGGACGGCACCGTCCCCCTGGTACAGACCAGGCAGTCCGGCAAGGACCTCTACGTCTACCCCGATACCGCCGCCGCCGCGCTGGCCGCGGGCACGGTCGACGAAGAACTCTTCAACGTCACCGGGCTCATCCGCCAGGGCTACGACGACGCGAGCACCCAGTCGCTGCCGCTGATCGCCGTCTACGGCAAGGGCACGGCGCGCACCGCGCTTGCCACCCCGCGCGGCGCCAAGCGCGGACTCGAACTCGACGCGATCGACGGCGTCGCGCTCAAGGCGGACAAGGAGAAGGCCGCCGACTTCTGGTCGGACGTCACCAACACCCGTTCCCGCTCTGCCTCCGGCCTGAAGAAGCTCTGGCTCGACCGCAAGGTTCAGGCCACTCTCGACAAGTCGACCAAGCAGATCGGCGCCGACCTCGCCTGGGCCGCCGGATACGACGGCAAGGGCACCAAGGTCGCCGTCCTCGACACCGGCGCCGACGCCGGACACCCCGACCTCAAGGGCCGGATCACCGCCTCGAAGAACTTCACCGACTCCAGCACCACCGACGACCGGCAGGGTCACGGCACCCACACCATCTCCACCGTCGGCGGCTCCGGCGCGGCCAGCGACGGCAAGAAGAAGGGCGTCGCCCCCGGCGCCGACCTGCTCGCGGGCAAGGTCCTCAACGACAGCGGCTCCGGCGCCGAGTCCTGGATCATCGCCGGAATGCAGTGGGCCGTCGACCAGAAGGCCGATGTCGTCTCCATGAGCCTCGGCAGCCCGGAGCCGACCGACTGCACCGACCCGATGAGCGTCGCCGCCGAGGAACTCGCACAGAACAAGGGCACCCTGTTCGTCATCGCGGCAGGGAACCTCGGCCCGACGCTGAACACCGTCTCCTCGCCGGGCTGCGCGCCCAGCGTGCTGACCGTCGGCGCCGTCGACCGTGACGACTCCACGGCCCAGTTCTCCAGCCGCGGACCCGTGACCGGCTCGCACACCCTCAAGCCCGAGATCTCCGCGCCCGGCGTCAACATCTCGGCCGCCGCAGCCGGCGGGCGGGGGCTCTACGCCTACCGCACCATGTCCGGTACTTCGATGGCCGCCCCGCATGTCGCGGGCGCCGCAGCCATCGTGAAACAGCGTCACCCGGACTGGACCGCCCAGCAGATCAAGGCGGCCCTCGTGTCGTCCGCGAAGAGCGACATCCCCGGCGACGTACGCGAGACCGGCGGTGGCCGCCTCGACGTGAAGGCCGCCATCGACACCACCGTCGTCGGCGCCCCCGCCGTCCAGGCCGGCACCTTCAACTGGCCGCAGGACAAGAGCGACCGCACCACCGTCGAGGTCCCGTACACCAACTCCGGCACCGAGCCGGTGAAGCTGTCGCTGAAGGTCCAGGGCGTCACCGGCAACGACGGCTCCGCCGTCCGCTCCTCGGCCGCGAAGCTCGATGCGAGCACCGTCACCGTCCCGGCCGGAGCCACCGTCAAGGTTCCGCTGGCGATCGACCCGACCGCGAAGCTGACGGCCGCCCAGTACGGCGACGTCACCGGACGGGTACTGGCCACCGGAGCCGGCGGCGTCAAGGTGTCCACCCCGTTCTCGCTGTACGTCGGAGCGGAGACGGTCACCCTGCGCGTCAAGCTCATCGACCGCTCGGGCAAGCCGGCGGCCGGCGCGTCCTCGCTGGACCTCATCGGCACCGACACCGCCAGCGGTGAGCGCCGCTTCAACGACGGCGCCACCGACCAGGTCTACCAGGTGCGCCCCGGTGCGTACTTCGTCTCCAGTTTCATCACGACGCCCGATGCGAAGGACGCCACCGGCAAGCTGGTCGAGTCCGTGGGCTACCTCGCGCGGCCGCAGCTGAACGTCACCAAGGACACCACCCTGGTCCTGGACGCCCGCAAGGCCCACCGGATTCAGGTGACGACGGAGGACCGAGCGTCCGAGAACCGCTCCACCACGCTCTCCTTCGGCCGCAGCTGGGACGGCACATGGCTGCACTCGGGCGCCATCAGCGGCACCGGCATCGTCAAGAACTACCTGGCCGATGTGCAGGGCAAGGCAAGTGACGGCGACTTCGAGTTCGCCAGCTTCTGGCGAGCGTACGCGCCGCAGATCGAGAAGCTGTCGGTCGTCGGCGGCGCCGCTCTGCACCCGACGGTGGCGAGCACCGGCTCCGTCAACCTCGACGGTACCGGAGAGGCCGCCCTTGTCGACGCGGGCACCGGCACCCCCGACGAGCTGAAGGCCGCCGATGTCCCGGGCAAGATCGCCCTGGTCGAGGCCGCCGATGACGGGGCGATGGCCACTCAGGCGCGGAACGCCAAGTCCGCGGGCGCGAAGGCGGTCATCGCGTACCGGCCGTCCGCGGGCCCCTGGCAGCCGTCCGTCGGCTACGGTTCGGCGCCGCTGCCCTCTCTCGGCATCGAGTCGAGCGAGGCCGACGCCCTGAAGGCCGCTCTGGCCGACGGCCCCGTGAAGCTGAGCTGGAAGGCCACCGCCGCCAGCCCGTTCGTCTACAACCTCGCGTTCCCCGAGACCGGCCCCGTCACCTCGGACCGCACCTACAAGGTCCGTGACAGCAAGCTCGGTAAGGCCACCGCCAACTACGAGGCGATGGGTATCGCGGCCGACTATGTCGACACGATGATCATCAACAGGCCGTACGGCGGGAGATACTCGGGCGGCACCTTCGACACCGTCGCCGTCCCCGGCAAGCGCACCGAGTACTACTCGGCGGGCGACACCGCCTGGGTGCGGTACCTCTCCTCCAGTTTCCCCTGGGGCGAGTACATGGTCGACCAGCCCCGTACCTACACGGCGGGCTCGAAGCGTACGGAGAACTGGTACCGGGGCATCTTGGCCCCGGCCGCTCCGCGTGACGCCGCAGGCAAGGTCCAGCTCGCCGCGGAGCGGCAGGAAAACGTGATCGGCGTCGCCCCGGGCTTCTGGGGCGACACCGAGCACGCCGGTCTCCAGGGCTCGTTCGGAGACATCGGCAACATGCGGCTGACCAGCGGTGGCGAAGTGCTCGGCGATTCCGGCTGGCCGTCCGGGGTGTTCACCGTCCCGGCCGGGGACGCCGCGTACGAACTCACCATGACCACCGCCAAGTTCGGCCAGCCCGCAGCGGTGTGGAAGCGGTCCACGTCGACCACGACCACCTGGAAGTTCCGCTCGAAGGAGGACGAGAACGTCTACTCGCAGGGGATCCCGCTGCTCTTCCCGGGCTACGACCTGGAGACCGACGGGCTCAAGACCCTTCCGGCGAAGGACGGTCTGACGATCGGCCTGAGCGTCACCGGCCACGCGGGCTACACGCCCGGCAAGCTGGTCGCTGCCGAGGTCTCCTACTCGTACGACGGCGGCGAGACCTGGACCAGGGCCACCACCGCACAGCAGGGTGACCGGTGGACCGCGACCGTGAACCACGCGGGCGCGGCCGGCAAACCGGTCACCCTGAAGACCGAACTGACGGACGCCAACGGCAACTCCGTCATCCAGACCGTGAACGACGCGTACGCCGTGCGCTGA
- a CDS encoding protein phosphatase 2C domain-containing protein has translation MSQQGDRPAAHENDWWRRLYDETARDTGATNAADSLDDRFDSASDAVGRGGGGRGGIVKEGDGDGGEDVGGAGASVAGPAPVSVPPAVPDPRSLPDLPSVPPVPSVSSVPSVPSVPSVPSVPSVPPVPFVPPLPKRPVADRSVAPQGPTADVTAEAPEPASAPARRPVIGHVGDRPPTYDAEPTALPATVPQELDDLVADTVLDGARYGTYTLRAASVRGDSARFRGEPRRDALLTVRFGTDRNALVLVAVATGARATERGHLAAADACRWIGGAVGRSFARLSEDIGAGRRGDLKSGLHRLTDRTYGKLRARAAELGLEPEQYTAGLRCLLLSADPDCRTRIFFGAGAGGLLRLRDGVWQDLEPEVPEPAGDGGEAAAESGPPPAEPFRFRASVARPGDTLLLCSTGLAEPLRGEPALARELAARWADDHAPGLAAFLADSQLRVKGYADDRTSVGVWEA, from the coding sequence ATGAGTCAGCAGGGGGACAGGCCCGCCGCCCACGAGAACGACTGGTGGCGCAGGCTGTACGACGAAACCGCCAGGGACACCGGGGCGACCAACGCGGCCGACAGCCTCGACGACCGCTTCGACTCGGCGTCGGACGCGGTTGGCCGAGGCGGGGGCGGGCGTGGGGGGATTGTGAAGGAGGGAGACGGGGACGGGGGCGAGGACGTGGGTGGGGCCGGGGCTTCGGTCGCGGGTCCGGCTCCGGTGTCTGTGCCACCGGCCGTCCCTGACCCGCGATCGTTACCGGATCTGCCGTCCGTACCGCCCGTGCCGTCCGTATCGTCCGTGCCGTCCGTGCCGTCCGTGCCGTCCGTGCCGTCCGTGCCGTCCGTGCCGCCCGTGCCGTTCGTACCGCCTCTGCCCAAGCGGCCGGTCGCCGACAGGAGCGTTGCCCCGCAGGGCCCCACCGCCGACGTCACCGCAGAGGCTCCCGAGCCCGCATCCGCTCCCGCCCGGCGCCCCGTGATCGGCCATGTGGGTGACCGGCCGCCCACCTACGACGCCGAGCCCACCGCGCTGCCCGCCACCGTCCCCCAGGAGCTCGACGATCTCGTCGCCGACACCGTGCTCGACGGCGCCCGGTACGGCACGTACACCCTGCGCGCCGCCTCCGTGCGCGGGGACTCCGCGCGGTTCCGCGGCGAGCCCCGCCGCGACGCGCTGCTCACCGTACGCTTCGGCACCGACCGGAACGCGCTCGTCCTGGTCGCCGTCGCCACCGGGGCCCGCGCCACCGAGCGCGGGCACCTGGCGGCGGCCGACGCCTGCCGCTGGATCGGCGGTGCCGTGGGCCGCAGCTTCGCCAGGCTCTCCGAAGACATAGGGGCCGGCCGCCGCGGCGACCTCAAATCCGGATTGCACCGCCTCACCGACCGTACCTACGGCAAGCTGCGCGCCCGCGCCGCCGAACTGGGCCTCGAACCGGAGCAGTACACCGCGGGGCTGCGCTGCCTCCTGCTGTCGGCGGATCCCGACTGCCGGACCCGGATCTTCTTCGGCGCCGGCGCCGGCGGGCTCCTCCGGCTGCGCGACGGTGTCTGGCAGGACCTCGAACCGGAGGTTCCGGAACCTGCCGGTGACGGCGGCGAAGCCGCGGCCGAGTCCGGACCACCGCCCGCCGAGCCCTTCCGGTTCCGGGCCTCGGTGGCCCGGCCGGGGGACACACTGCTGCTGTGCAGCACCGGCCTCGCCGAACCACTGCGCGGCGAACCCGCCCTGGCCCGGGAGCTGGCCGCACGCTGGGCCGACGACCACGCGCCCGGGCTCGCGGCCTTTCTCGCGGACTCCCAACTCAGGGTGAAGGGGTACGCCGACGACCGTACAAGTGTCGGAGTCTGGGAGGCGTAA
- a CDS encoding pyruvate dehydrogenase: MAKQNVSEQFVDILVRAGVKRMYGVVGDSLNPVVDAIRRNSAIDWIQVRHEETAAFAAGAEAQITGSLAACAGSCGPGNLHLINGLYDAHRSLAPVLALASHIPSSEIGLGYFQETHPELLFQECSHYNEMISNPQQMPRLLQTAIQHAIGRGGVSVVAMPGDIASQPAPEKSIEHALVTSRPTVRPGDAEIEKLCRMVDEAKRVTLFCGSGTAGAHAEVMEFAERVKSPVGHALRGKEWIQYDNPYDVGMSGLLGYGAAYEATHECDLLILLGTDFPYNAFLPDDVKIVQVDVRPEHLGRRSKLDLAVWGDVRETLRCLTPRVKVKTDRKFLDRMLKKHADALEGVVKAYTRKVEKHIPIHPEYVASVLDEIADDDAVFTVDTGMCNVWAARYLSPNGKRRVIGSFSHGSMANALPQAIGAQFTDRNRQVVSMSGDGGFTMLMGDFLTLVQYDLPVKVVVFNNSSLGMVELEMLVAGLPSFGTDNKNPDFAAIARAAGAYGVRVEKPKQLESALKDAFKHKGPALVDVVTDPNALSIPPKISAEMVTGFALSASKMVLDGGVGRMVQMARSNLRNVPRP; encoded by the coding sequence ATGGCCAAGCAGAACGTGTCGGAGCAGTTCGTCGACATCCTCGTCCGGGCGGGGGTCAAGCGCATGTACGGGGTCGTCGGCGACAGCCTCAACCCGGTCGTCGACGCCATCCGCCGCAACTCGGCCATCGACTGGATCCAGGTCAGGCACGAGGAGACCGCCGCGTTCGCCGCCGGAGCCGAGGCCCAGATCACCGGCTCCCTGGCGGCCTGCGCCGGATCCTGCGGTCCCGGAAACCTGCACCTCATCAACGGCCTCTACGACGCGCACCGCTCCCTGGCGCCCGTTCTCGCACTCGCCTCGCACATCCCGTCGAGCGAGATCGGTCTCGGCTACTTCCAGGAGACCCATCCGGAGCTGCTCTTCCAGGAGTGCAGCCATTACAACGAGATGATCTCCAACCCGCAGCAGATGCCGCGGCTGCTCCAGACGGCCATTCAGCACGCGATCGGCCGAGGCGGGGTCAGCGTCGTCGCGATGCCGGGCGACATCGCCTCGCAGCCCGCTCCGGAGAAGTCGATCGAGCACGCCCTGGTCACCTCGCGGCCGACGGTACGGCCCGGTGACGCGGAGATCGAGAAGCTCTGCCGCATGGTCGACGAGGCGAAACGTGTGACATTGTTCTGCGGCAGCGGCACGGCGGGCGCCCACGCCGAGGTGATGGAGTTCGCCGAGCGGGTGAAGTCCCCGGTCGGGCACGCGCTGCGCGGCAAGGAATGGATCCAGTACGACAACCCGTACGACGTCGGCATGAGCGGGCTGCTCGGCTACGGCGCCGCCTACGAGGCGACCCACGAGTGCGATCTCCTCATCCTGCTCGGCACCGACTTCCCGTACAACGCCTTCCTCCCCGACGATGTGAAGATCGTCCAGGTCGATGTGCGGCCCGAGCACCTGGGCCGCCGTTCCAAGCTGGATCTGGCGGTCTGGGGCGATGTCCGTGAGACGCTTCGCTGTCTGACTCCGCGGGTGAAGGTCAAGACCGACCGCAAGTTCCTCGACCGGATGCTGAAGAAGCACGCCGACGCGCTGGAGGGCGTGGTCAAGGCGTACACCCGCAAGGTCGAGAAACACATCCCGATCCACCCGGAGTACGTCGCCTCGGTGCTGGACGAAATCGCCGATGACGATGCCGTGTTCACCGTCGATACCGGCATGTGCAATGTCTGGGCCGCCCGCTACCTCTCGCCCAACGGCAAGCGCCGCGTCATCGGTTCGTTCAGCCACGGATCGATGGCGAACGCGCTGCCGCAGGCCATCGGCGCCCAGTTCACCGACCGGAACCGACAGGTGGTGTCGATGTCCGGCGACGGCGGATTCACCATGCTCATGGGCGACTTCCTCACCCTGGTGCAGTACGACCTGCCGGTGAAGGTCGTGGTGTTCAACAACTCCTCGCTCGGCATGGTCGAGTTGGAGATGCTGGTCGCCGGGCTCCCGTCGTTCGGTACGGACAACAAGAACCCGGACTTCGCGGCGATCGCCCGGGCCGCCGGGGCGTACGGCGTCCGGGTCGAGAAGCCCAAGCAGCTGGAGAGCGCGCTCAAGGACGCCTTCAAGCACAAGGGCCCGGCGCTCGTCGATGTCGTCACCGACCCCAACGCGCTCTCCATCCCGCCGAAGATCAGCGCGGAGATGGTGACCGGATTCGCGC